Proteins from a genomic interval of Rosa chinensis cultivar Old Blush chromosome 2, RchiOBHm-V2, whole genome shotgun sequence:
- the LOC112188853 gene encoding long chain base biosynthesis protein 2a: MIAIPYLTALTTYFSYGLLFAFGQVRDFFRKFIDWWSSNNLQGYAPICLGLEDFYVRRLYLRIQDCFNRPIASAPDAWFDVVERYSNDYNKTLKLTSNTSRCLNLGSYNYLGFAAADEYCTPRAIQTLKKYSPSTCSSRVDGGTTALHNELEKCVANFVGKPAAIVFGMGYVTNSAILPVLIGKGGLIVSDSLNHNSIVNGARGSGASICVFQHNTPSHLDEVLREQIAEGQPRTRRPWKKIIVIVEGIYSMEGELCKLPEIIAICKKYKVYTYLDEAHSIGAVGKSGRGVCELLGVDTADVDIMMGTFTKSFGSCGGYIAGSKDLIQYLKYTCPAHLYATSISPPAAEQIISSIKVLLGEDGSNRGAQKLARIRENSNFFRSELQKMGFEVLGDNDSPVMPIMLYNPAKIPAFSRECLKQNVAVVTVAFPATPLLLARARICISASHTREDLQKALDVIGRVGDLVGIKYFPAEPKKLQEEEPLKLD; encoded by the exons ATGATTGCAATTCCCTATTTGACCGCGTTAACCACCTACTTCAGCTATGGCTTGCTCTTCGCTTTTGGGCAAGTCAGAGATTTCTTCAGAAAATTCATCGACTGGTGGAGCTCTAATAATCTCCAG GGTTATGCTCCAATCTGTTTAGGACTTGAAGATTTCTACGTCCGTCGTCTCTATCTTCGAATTCAG GACTGTTTCAATAGGCCTATTGCAAGTGCTCCCGATGCTTGGTTTGATGTGGTTGAACGTTACTCCAATGACTACAACAAGACACTCAA ACTAACCTCAAACACAAGCCGATGCCTTAACTTGGGATCTTATAACTACCTTGGCTTTGCTGCCGCCGATGAATATTGCACGCCTCGTGCCATCCAGACATTGAAGAAATATTCTCCCAGTACCTGTAGTAGCCGAGTTGATGGCG GCACTACGGCTTTGCACAATGAACTGGAGAAGTGTGTTGCAAATTTTGTTGGAAAACCTGCTGCTATAGTTTTCGGCATGGGTTATGTCACCAACTCTGCTATCCTTCCTGTACTGATTGGAAAG GGAGGTTTGATTGTTAGTGATTCTTTGAATCATAACTCCATTGTTAATGGCGCACGAGGATCTGGAGCATCCATTTGTGTCTTCCAACACAACA CTCCATCCCATTTGGATGAGGTTTTAAGAGAACAAATAGCAGAGGGACAACCTAGAACCCGCAGGCCTTGGAAAAAGATTATTGTCATTGTGGAGGGCATATACAGCATGGAAGGGGAGCTTTGCAAACTTCCTGAGATTATAGCAATCTGCAAGAAATATAAG GTCTATACGTATTTGGATGAGGCCCACAGTATTGGAGCTGTAGGAAAATCAGGACGAGGTGTTTGTGAGCTCTTGGGAGTAGATACTGCTGATGTTGATATCATGATGGGAACATTTACCAAATCCTTCGGATCATGTGGTGGCTATATTGCAGGATCCAAG GACCTCATCCAATACCTGAAGTACACTTGCCCTGCTCATCTTTATGCAACTTCCATATCACCACCGGCTGCAGAACAAATAATATCATCCATTAAGGTCTTACTTGGAGAGGATGGTTCTAACAGAG GTGCCCAGAAACTCGCACGAATAAGGGAGAATAGCAACTTTTTCAGGTCAGAACTGCAAAAAATGGGTTTTGAGGTTTTGGGGGATAATGACTCCCCGGTAATGCCAATTATGTTGTACAACCCAGCCAAAATTCCTGCCTTCTCACGGGAGTGCCTTAAACAGAAT GTAGCTGTCGTGACAGTAGCCTTTCCTGCAACCCCACTGCTGTTGGCAAGGGCACGTATCTGTATATCTGCTTCTCATACAAGGGAAGACCTACAGAAAGCCTTGGAC GTTATTGGCAGAGTTGGTGATCTGGTGGGTATAAAATACTTCCCTGCTGAGCCAAAGAAGCTGCAGGAAGAAGAGCCGCTGAAGTTGGACTGA
- the LOC112183325 gene encoding cysteine-rich and transmembrane domain-containing protein WIH2: protein MVELVINWLQKSVSDRATREAGVRKTEMSYHQGPQEPYPPPPPPPGYPYPQPGPPVSAPPYEGYPPPPPPPGYPPHGYGPPPPRPPPYEGYQGYFNGGYPPPQYQQPCYHDHNHYQAQDDGCVSFLRGCLGTLFCCCLLEECCFFF, encoded by the exons ATGGTCGAACTGGTAATTAATTGGTTGCAAAAATCTGTATCCGATCGGGCGACCCGAGAAGCAGGAGTGAGGAAGACAGAGATGAGCTACCACCAAGGACCTCAAGAACCCTACcctccgccaccaccaccaccag GCTACCCCTATCCCCAACCAGGGCCGCCGGTATCAGCGCCGCCCTACGAAGGCTACCCTCCGCCGCCGCCTCCTCCGGGGTATCCTCCTCACGGATACGGCCCTCCTCCGCCGCGTCCTCCGCCGTACGAGGGCTACCAAGGCTATTTCAACGGGGGTTACCCTCCGCCGCAATACCAGCAGCCCTGTTACCACGATCATAACCATTACCAGGCTCAGGATGATGGCTGCGTCTCTTTCTTGAGAGGCTG TTTGGGTACACTATTCTGCTGTTGTTTGCTAGAGGAATGCTGCTTCTTTTTTTGA
- the LOC112183324 gene encoding protein AUXIN SIGNALING F-BOX 2 translates to MNYFPDEVIEHIFDFVTKQRDRNAVSLVCKSWCRIERFSRERVVIGNCYAISAERVIARFPGLKSLTLKGKPHFADFNLVPQGWGGSVDPWIEALAESRVGLEELRLKRMVVSDECLDLLSRSFLNFKSLVLVSCEGFTTDGLAAIAANCRFLRELDLQENEIDDHRGHWLSCFPDSCTSLVSLNFACLKGEINLAALVRLVARSPNLKVLRVNRAVPPDTLQKVLMQAPQLVDLGTGSYVLDPDSESYSKLKATILKCKSIKSLSGFLEVAPRSLPAFYPICLTLTSLNLSYAPGVHGSDLIKLIRQCGRLQRLWILDCIGDKGLAVVASTCKELQELRVFPSDPFGVGHAAVTEEGLVAISAGCPKLHSLLYFCQQMTNAALITVAKNCPNFIRFRLCILDPTKPDPVTMQPLDEGFGAIVQACKKLRRLSMSGLLTDQVFLYIGMYAEQLEMLSIAFAGDSDKGMLYVLNGCKKMRKLEIRDSPFGDGALLKDVGKYETMRSLWMSSCEVTLGGCKTLAMNMPGLNVEIINENDQMEFIIDDEQKVEKMYVYRTLVGPREDKPEFVWTL, encoded by the exons ATGAATTACTTCCCAGACGAGGTGATAGAGCACATCTTCGACTTCGTGACGAAGCAGCGGGACCGAAACGCGGTGTCGTTGGTGTGCAAATCATGGTGTAGAATAGAAAGATTTAGCAGGGAGAGAGTGGTCATTGGGAATTGCTATGCGATCAGTGCAGAGAGAGTGATCGCACGCTTTCCGGGGCTCAAGTCCCTTACTCTGAAGGGAAAGCCTCACTTTGCTGACTTCAATTTGGTCCCTCAGGGCTGGGGAGGCTCCGTTGACCCTTGGATTGAAGCCCTGGCTGAGAGCCGTGTTGGCTTGGAGGAGCTCAGGCTCAAGAGAATGGTTGTCTCCGATGAATGCCTTGACTTGCTTTCCAGGTCCTTTCTGAATTTTAAGTCTTTGGTTCTTGTTAGCTGCGAAGGTTTTACCACTGATGGCCTCGCTGCTATAGCTGCCAATTGTAG GTTTCTTAGGGAGCTGGATCTGCAGGAAAATGAAATTGATGATCATAGAGGCCATTGGCTTAGCTGCTTTCCCGATAGCTGTACCTCTCTTGTATCCCTTAATTTCGCATGCCTGAAAGGAGAAATTAATCTAGCTGCTCTTGTGAGACTTGTGGCTAGATCTCCGAACCTCAAAGTCCTGAGGGTTAACCGTGCTGTCCCTCCTGACACCCTCCAAAAAGTATTGATGCAAGCACCTCAACTCGTTGATTTGGGCACTGGGTCTTACGTCCTAGATCCTGACTCTGAATCCTACAGCAAACTGAAGGCTACAATTCTTAAATGTAAATCAATCAAGAGCTTGTCAGGGTTTTTAGAGGTTGCTCCTCGTTCTCTCCCAGCCTTTTACCCTATATGCTTGACCCTGACATCCTTGAACCTTAGCTACGCACCTGGAGTTCATGGTAGTGATCTCATAAAGTTAATTCGCCAGTGTGGGAGGCTTCAGCGTTTATGG ATACTGGATTGTATCGGAGACAAAGGACTAGCAGTTGTAGCATCAACTTGTAAAGAATTGCAGGAATTGAGAGTTTTTCCCTCTGATCCATTTGGAGTTGGGCATGCCGCTGTAACAGAAGAAGGCCTTGTTGCCATATCTGCTGGCTGCCCAAAGCTTCATTCATTGCTTTACTTCTGCCAGCAGATGACCAATGCTGCTCTCATAACTGTTGCCAAGAACTGCCCTAATTTCATACGGTTCAGGTTGTGCATCCTTGATCCCACAAAACCTGACCCTGTCACTATGCAGCCACTAGATGAAGGTTTTGGGGCAATTGTTCAGGCGTGCAAAAAGCTTAGGCGGTTGTCAATGTCTGGCCTTTTGACCGACCAAGTTTTCCTCTACATTGGGATGTATGCTGAGCAGCTTGAAATGCTTTCTATTGCATTTGCTGGGGACAGCGACAAAGGTATGCTTTATGTGTTGAACGGATGCAAGAAGATGAGGAAGCTTGAGATTAGGGACAGCCCCTTCGGTGATGGGGCACTTCTGAAGgacgtgggaaagtatgaaacaaTGCGATCCCTTTGGATGTCGTCCTGTGAAGTTACCCTTGGAGGCTGCAAGACTCTTGCAATGAACATGCCGGGCCTTAATGTGGAGATCATAAATGAAAATGATCAGATGGAATTTATTATTGATGATGAGCAAAAGGTGGAGAAGATGTACGTCTACCGCACATTAGTAGGGCCGAGGGAGGATAAGCCAGAGTTTGTGTGGACACTGTAG
- the LOC112183489 gene encoding histone H2A.Z-specific chaperone CHZ1 yields the protein MAETKDQEEATLRAKRKPDPSCEDQADYPNKSVKLQVSGNNSQGKTQEPQNLKSNSEAELQGNADPEAEDEEECGDDDEEDGEESNGKSVVDRKGKGIVRDDKGKGILIEEEEEDDDEDGEEDSDDDSSTDDGGSEFEDGDSDLSDDPLAEVDLDNILPSRTRRRQVQPGVYIRNDNNANHNHNNDDDDSDDSDGLS from the coding sequence ATGGCCGAAACTAAGGACCAAGAAGAAGCCACATTGCGCGCGAAGCGCAAACCCGATCCCAGCTGCGAAGACCAAGCCGACTACCCCAACAAATCCGTCAAGCTTCAAGTCTCCGGCAACAATTCTCAAGGAAAAACTCAAGAACCGCAAAATTTGAAGAGCAATTCCGAAGCTGAATTACAAGGCAATGCAGATCCCGAAGCAGAAGACGAGGAGGAATGCGGCgacgatgatgaagaagacggtGAAGAGTCTAATGGGAAATCCGTGGTGGATCGCAAGGGGAAGGGGATTGTGAGAGATGATAAGGGCAAAGGGATActgatagaagaagaagaagaagatgatgatgaagatggcgAGGAGGATAGCGACGACGACTCCTCCACCGACGACGGCGGAAGCGAATTCGAAGACGGCGACAGCGATTTATCGGACGATCCTCTTGCGGAGGTCGATTTGGACAACATTCTTCCTTCCAGGACTCGGAGACGGCAGGTTCAGCCTGGGGTTTACATCCGCAATGATAACAACGCAAACCACAACCACAACAACGATGACGATGACAGTGATGATAGCGATGGTTTGAGTTGA
- the LOC112186524 gene encoding translocon-associated protein subunit beta has protein sequence MAKPIVKPLILTLLSLLLFTSVLASSDSPFIVAHKKASLNRLKSGAERVSVSIDIYNQGSSTAYDVSLSDESWPQDLFDFVSGNASKSWERLDAGGIISHSFELEAKTKGLFSGAPAVITFRIPTKAALQEAYSTPILPLDVLADRPPEKKFEWVKRLLAKYGSLISVLSIVVLFVYLVATPGKSGGAKGSKKKR, from the exons ATGGCGAAACCAATCGTGAAGCCTCTGATCCTTACGCTGCTTTCTCTGCTGCTCTTCACGTCGGTGCTCGCCAGCTCAGACTCGCCGTTCATCGTCGCGCACAAGAAGGCCTCCCTCAACAGGCTCAAGTCCGGCGCCGAGCGCGTTTCCGTCTCTATTGATATCTACAACCAAGGATCTTC AACTGCATATGATGTAAGTTTGAGTGATGAGAGCTGGCCTCAAGATCTTTTTGATTTTGTCAGCGGCAATGCTTCCAAGTCATGGGAAAGGCTTGATGC AGGTGGCATTATATCCCACTCTTTTGAATTGGAGGCCAAGACGAAAGGACTGTTTAGCGGTGCACCAGCTGTTATTACATTTCGCATTCCCACAAAGGCTGCTCTGCAG GAGGCATATTCAACCCCCATACTGCCTTTAGATGTTCTTGCTGACAGGCCTCCTGAGAAGAAATTTGAGTGG GTTAAG AGGCTGCTGGCAAAGTATGGGTCTCTGATCTCTGTGTTATCCATTGTGGTTCTGTTCGTGTACCTGGTTGCCACTCCTGGTAAATCTGGTGGTGCAAAAGGAAGCAAGAAGAAGCGTTAA
- the LOC112186534 gene encoding B3 domain-containing transcription factor FUS3 → MMMDQTHAALHSKTEAFALRAGVNEHGFLTRHDDQEVDNNNSNKKHDNNVNSFQGSDRPGSIRDLVRAVSTSGVQRKKRMMRQRRATTINFQLSFATPSSHVLPSTSPPARVTDPARLRFLFQKELKNSDVSTLRRVVLPKKAAEAHLPALESKEGISISMDDIDGLHVWSFKYRFWPNNNSRMYVLENTGEFVSTHGLQLGDFIMVYQDSANHNYVIQAKKANSVQDNDEEDETVYGVEETMNNAVNELMIYDSLPDQANKSSSFYMPTMDHDHMQDVNAGMSFVYDTTAFSNDSLLDFLGGSMTNYSRSNGRLQENFGSVENLSLDDFY, encoded by the exons ATGATGATGGACCAAACCCACGCCGCCCTTCACAGCAAAACCGAGGCCTTTGCCTTGAGGGCAGGTGTTAACGAGCACGGCTTTCTCACTCGTCATGATGATCAGGAGGTTGacaacaacaacagcaacaagAAGCACGACAACAACGTCAACTCCTTTCAAGGGTCGGATCGTCCCGGGTCGATCCGTGACCTTGTTCGTGCCGTCTCAACTTCTGGTGTGCAGAGGAAGAAACGGATGATGAGGCAGAGGCGAGCCACCACCATCAACTTTCAGCTCTCTTTTGCCACCCCCAGCTCTCACGTGCTCCCTTCCACTTCCCCACCTGCACGT GTAACTGATCCTGCAAGGTTGAGATTTCTTTTCCAAAAGGAACTTAAGAACAGTGATGTGAGCACTCTCAGAAGGGTGGTACTCCCTAAG AAAGCAGCTGAGGCTCATCTCCCAGCCCTGGAGTCTAAGGAAGGGATTTCTATCAGCATGGATGACATAGATGGTCTGCATGTTTGGAGCTTTAAGTACAG ATTTTGGCCTAACAACAACAGCCGCATGTATGTGCTCGAGAATACTG GGGAATTCGTTAGCACACATGGCTTGCAACTTGGAGATTTCATCATGGTTTATCAAGATAGTGCAAACCACAATTAT GTCATTCAGGCTAAAAAGGCCAACTCTGTCCAAGataatgatgaagaagatgaaactGTATATGGAGTGGAAGAAACTATGAACAATGCTGTGAATGAGCTCATGATTTATGACTCGCTCCCTGATCAGGCTAACAAGTCTAGCTCGTTTTACATGCCGACAATGGATCATGATCACATGCAGGATGTTAATGCAGGCATGTCATTTGTGTATGACACCACTGCCTTCTCAAACGACTCTCTCCTTGATTTTTTGGGTGGATCCATGACCAACTATTCCAGATCAAATGGACGTCTGCAGGAAAATTTTGGGTCTGTTGAGAACCTGTCTCTTGATGACTTCTATTAA
- the LOC112187296 gene encoding mitochondrial phosphate carrier protein 3, mitochondrial, with protein sequence MDLTEKSSRQSLIPSFLYGSSSAKTFGLEQMLHASPRPSAAFNTNVEAVSQATGLVIPSPTEPSKKIEMYSPAFYAACTAGGILSCGLTHMAVTPLDLVKCNMQIDPTKYKSISSGFGVLLKEQGVRGFFKGWVPTLLGYSGQGACKFGFYEFFKKYYSDLAGPEFTAKYKTLIYLAGSASAEVIADIALCPFEAVKVRVQTQPGFARGLSDGLPKFIKSEGALGLYKGIVPLWGRQIPYTMMKFASFEAIVENIYKYAIPTPKDECSKSLQLGVSFAGGYVAGVFCAIVSHPADNLVSFLNNAKGATVGDAVKKIGVLGLFTRGLPLRIVMIGTLTGAQWGIYDAFKVFVGLPTTGGVTPPPAAAAAASELAKV encoded by the exons ATGGATCTCACTGAGAAATCCTCCCGTCAGTCTCTGATCCCTAGCTTCCTCTACGGCTCCTCCTCCGCCAAAACTTTTGGGCTCGAGCAGATGCTTCACGCCAGCCCCAGGCCCAGCGCCGCCTTCAACACGAATGTGGAGGCAGTCTCGCAGGCCACGGGTTTGGTCATTCCGTCTCCGACGGAGCCTTCGAAGAAGATCGAGATGTACTCGCCTGCCTTCTATGCTGCTTGCACTGCAGGAGGAATCCTCAGCTGTGGTCTCACCCACATGGCCGTCACTCCTCTTGACCTCGTCAAGTGCAATATGCAG ATTGATCCTACAAAGTACAAAAGCATTTCTTCTGGTTTTGGAGTTCTGTTAAAGGAGCAGGGTGTTAGAGGATTCTTCAAGGGATGGGTGCCTACCCTCCTTGGTTACAGTGGTCAAGGTGCCTGCAAGTTCGGATTCTATGAGTTTTTCAAGAAGTACTACTCTGACCTTGCTGGACCAGAGTTTACTGCCAAGTACAAGACTTTGATCTACCTTGCTGGTTCTGCATCTGCTGAGGTGATTGCAGATATTGCCCTATGCCCCTTTGAGGCAGTGAAGGTCAGGGTACAAACTCAGCCTGGCTTTGCCAGGGGTTTGTCAGATGGACTTCCCAAGTTTATCAAATCTGAAGGCGCACTTGG GTTGTACAAGGGTATTGTTCCTCTATGGGGTCGCCAAATTCCAT ACACAATGATGAAGTTTGCATCCTTTGAGGCCATTGTGGAGAATATCTATAAATATGCCATCCCTACACCTAAAGATGAGTGCTCCAAAAGTTTGCAGCTGGGTGTGAGTTTTGCTGGTGGATATGTGGCTGGTGTTTTCTGTGCTATTGTGTCTCACCCTGCTGACAATCTTGTCTCTTTTCTCAACAATGCCAAAGGGGCAACTGTTGGTGAT GCTGTGAAGAAGATTGGAGTGTTGGGTCTGTTTACCCGTGGGCTTCCCCTCCGTATTGTCATGATTGGAACTCTTACCGGAGCTCAGTGGGGTATCTACGATGCATTCAAAGTTTTTGTTGGACT GCCGACCACCGGTGGTGTCACTCCTCCTCCGGCTGCTGCAGCTGCTGCCTCAGAGCTTGCAAAGGTCTGA
- the LOC112187295 gene encoding V-type proton ATPase subunit C has protein sequence MASRYWVVSLPVQNSASSLWNRLQDQISKHSFDTPLYRFNIPNLRVGTLDSLLSLSDDLLKSNNFVEGVSHKIRRQIEELERVSGVVSSSLTVDGVPVDSYLTRFVWDEAKFPTMSPLKEVIDSIHGQVAKIEDDLKVRVAEYSNVRSQLNAINRKQSGSLAVRDLSNLVKSEDIVVSEHLVTLLAIVPKYSQKDWLSSYETLTSYVVPRSSKKLFEDNEYALYSVTLFGRVADNFRTSAREKGFQIRDFEYSSDAQESRKQELEKLVQDQENLRSSLLQWCYTSYGEVFSSWMHFCAVRVFAESILRYGLPPSFLACVLAPVTKSEKKVRSILEGLCDSSNSTFWKTEDEVEGGMAGLAGDADAHPYVSFTINLV, from the exons ATGGCGAGCAGGTACTGGGTGGTGTCTCTGCCTGTCCAAAACTCGGCGTCGTCTTTATGGAACCGCCTCCAGGATCAAATCTCCAAGCATTCCTTCGACACTCCCCTCTACAGA TTCAATATTCCCAATCTCCGCGTCGGAACCCTCGATTCTCTTCTCTCCCTCAGCGACGATCTCTTAAAG TCCAACAACTTCGTAGAGGGTGTTTCTCACAAGATCCGGCGCCAGATCGAGGAGCTAGAGAGGGTTTCTGGAGTCGTGAGCAGCTCTCTCACCGTGGATGGAGTTCCAGTGGATTCATACCTCACTAG GTTCGTTTGGGATGAAGCTAAGTTCCCGACAATGTCTCCTTTGAAGGAGGTCATCGACAGCATTCATGGTCAAGTTGCAAAGATCGAGGATGATCTCAAG GTTCGGGTAGCTGAGTATAGCAATGTTCGCAGTCAACTTAATGCTATCAACCGAAAGCAGAGCGGAAG CTTAGCAGTCCGTGATCTTTCCAATTTAGTGAAATCAGAGGACATCGTTGTTTCGGAACATCTGGTGACCCTCCTTGCAATTGTTCCCAAGTACTCTCAGAAGGATTGGCTGTCAAGCTATGAGACCTTGACTAGTTATGTG GTCCCTAGGTCCTCTAAGAAGTTATTTGAAGATAACGAATATGCTCTTTACAGTGTAACACTGTTTGGTCGAGTTGCAGATAATTTTAGAACAAGCGCTCGTGAAAAGGGATTCCAA ATTCGTGATTTTGAATATAGTTCTGACGCACAAGAAAGTCGAAAGCAGGAGTTGGAAAAATTGGTACAAGACCAAGAAAATTTAAGAAGCTCGCTTTTGCAGTGGTGCTATACCAGTTATGGGGAG GTGTTCAGCTCCTGGATGCATTTTTGTGCTGTACGTGTGTTTGCTGAGAGTATTCTGAGATATGGCTTACCACCATCTTTCTTG GCATGTGTTTTAGCTCCAGTTACAAAAAGTGAGAAGAAAGTACGATCAATCCTTGAGGGGCTGTGCGACAGTTCTAACAG TACTTTCTGGaaaactgaagatgaagtgGAGGGAGGGATGGCTGGTCTAGCAGGTGATGCTGATGCACATCCATATGTTTCATTTACAATCAATCTTGTTTGA
- the LOC112186523 gene encoding GEM-like protein 5 produces MNNSNQESQPQPPMYPSIPPPLTAHEANPFLQSHPEDINPFSQTTSPPEAPKPQTPSITADHLEKWQPAPHDHDDHHHHQDIPSSSSEQVPVAAPPPTFDSEDLKAKAAAEAEPEKWGTHVMGHPAVPTCHPDNKKAALWGVAADSTEKAQSFHYPYLQYQPIDHNNKASSSSNPTQSMLNVFNSWSHKAESMANNIWHNLKTGTSVSGAAWAKMNLQAKALTGGGFEAIYKQTFATYPNEKLLKSFACYLSTSTGPVAGTLYLSNIHTAFCSDRPLSFTAPSGQVTWSYYKVMVPLANVATINPVVMRENPTEKYLQIVTIDGHDFWFMGFVNYEKASKHLTQSISTFVASGFAVQPPPYEKHAGAEHDHDHDHKKGGDK; encoded by the exons ATGAACAACAGCAACCAAGAATCTCAACCACAACCACCTATGTACCCCTCCATTCCTCCTCCTCTCACAGCACACGAAGCAAACCCTTTTCTTCAATCTCATCCAGAAGATATCAATCCATTTTCTCAAACCACTTCCCCACCAGAAGCCCCAAAACCTCAAACCCCCTCCATTACTGCCGACCACTTAGAAAAATGGCAACCTGCTCCTCATGATCAtgatgatcatcatcatcatcaagatATTCCATCATCTTCATCTGAGCAAGTACCAGTAGCAGCACCACCACCCACCTTTGACAGCGAAGATCTCAAAGCCAAGGCTGCGGCGGAGGCAGAGCCTGAGAAATGGGGCACTCACGTCATGGGACACCCGGCTGTCCCAACTTGCCACCCGGACAACAAAAAGGCAGCTCTATGGGGAGTAGCCGCCGATAGTACAGAAAAAGCTCAGAGCTTCCACTATCCGTACCTCCAGTACCAACCCATTGATCACAACAACAAGGCCAGCAGCTCCAGCAATCCCACTCAATCTATGCTCAATGTCttcaactcctggagccacaaAGCCGAGTCCATGGCAAACAACATCTGGCACAACC TTAAAACAGGGACATCTGTGTCCGGAGCAGCATGGGCGAAGATGAACCTGCAGGCGAAAGCATTAACAGGAGGTGGATTTGAGGCTATCTACAAGCAGACATTTGCGACTTATCCCAACGAGAAGCTCCTCAAATCATTCGCCTGTTATCTCTCCACATCTACCGGACCAGTCGCCGGAACTCTTTACCTGTCCAATATTCACACAGCTTTTTGCAGCGACCGGCCATTGTCATTCACTGCACCTTCCGGTCAGGTGACTTGGAGCTATTACAAGGTTATGGTGCCGCTGGCAAATGTTGCGACTATCAATCCAGTGGTGATGAGGGAGAATCCGACTGAGAAGTACCTCCAGATTGTGACCATTGACGGCCATGATTTCTGGTTCATGGGGTTTGTTAATTATGAAAAAGCATCCAAACATCTTACTCAGAGTATCTCCACTTTCGTAGCGTCTGGATTTGCAGTCCAACCTCCCCCATATGAAAAGCATGCTGGTGCTGAacatgatcatgatcatgatcaCAAGAAGGGAGGTGACAAGTAG